In Rosa chinensis cultivar Old Blush chromosome 1, RchiOBHm-V2, whole genome shotgun sequence, a genomic segment contains:
- the LOC112173985 gene encoding uncharacterized protein LOC112173985 yields MVKRLCCSGWLVFSSCLLLAALVSSKHHGNPANDLVEIINNNRTSHKLSKLNDSPGLGCMALQFAKSCKGNCSRNGTINCTPSEDDFTEVFAPNCGVELPTFGTITGHIVGCHSKYLEPSLAFVNVLVGNNKALSILRNKSHNEVGVGMVGVHKGPFFWTVLFSSGKTNSTFVLENRGAGIQQKKGCYSGSSIPCSAGQNIKADSVIFNNVMIIGFLCAHLLQKLYFNLL; encoded by the exons ATGGTGAAGCGGCTTTGTTGCTCTGGGTGGTTGGTTTTTAGTAGCTGTCTACTGCTAGCAGCTCTTGTTTCCTCCAAGCACCATG GAAACCCTGCAAATGATCTTGTTGAGATTATCAACAACAATCGAACGTCTCACAAGCTTTCCAAACTAAATGACAGTCCTGGACTTGGGTGTATGGCTCTGCAATTTGCTAAGTCATGCAAGGGAAACTGTAGTAGGAATGGCACTATCAACTGTACGCCATCTGAAGACGACTTCACCGAAGTGTTTGCCCCAAATTGTGGCGTTGAGCTACCCACTTTCGGCACCATAACTGGACACATTGTGGGTTGTCACTCCAAGTATCTAGAACCATCATTAGCTTTTGTAAATGTTCTTGTTGGAAACAACAAGGCTTTGTCAATTCTTCGGAATAAGTCACATAATGAGGTGGGAGTAGGTATGGTTGGGGTTCACAAAGGGCCCTTCTTTTGGACTGTGCTCTTCAGTAGTGGGAAGACAAACTCTACATTTGTTCTAGAAAATCGGGGTGCGGGGATTCAGCAGAAGAAAGGTTGCTATAGTGGAAGCAGCATCCCTTGCAGTGCAGGACAAAATATTAAAGCTGATTCTGTGATTTTCAACAATGTTATGATCATAGGTTTTCTTTGTGCTCATCTTCTGCAAAAGTTGTACTTCAACTTATTATGA